A single Triticum dicoccoides isolate Atlit2015 ecotype Zavitan chromosome 2A, WEW_v2.0, whole genome shotgun sequence DNA region contains:
- the LOC119358144 gene encoding LOW QUALITY PROTEIN: probable purine permease 11 (The sequence of the model RefSeq protein was modified relative to this genomic sequence to represent the inferred CDS: deleted 2 bases in 1 codon; substituted 1 base at 1 genomic stop codon), with protein sequence MEVGVGVAEVLQAHDGSAYEGTQKGATNARDRGSKRNDHHAAYSPVPIVILSPILFRASGFQDTENSLCISSXRRSIDMGDAAEIRLQIAGSAGDAGTGGVADNGTSPATAALPTMSERVRWWAVVLVNIVFLLGGQSVASFLGRIYYDQGGGSLWMATVVQSCGTPLAIPLLLYFRRRPRSTAVTRLPLIKISAIYAGLGVLLAADNLMYSYALLYLPLSTYSLICATQLSFNAVFSYFLNKEKFTALILNSVVLLTFSAALVGVSHGSDGTNSSVPEGKFPLGFALTLSASALFSLILSLMQLTFDKVLKSDTLYDVMEMQFWSNTAAAVVSVAGLFISGEWSTLDGEMDGYKKGKVAYGMTLAWTAISWQLATVGMMGLVAAVSSLFTNVISTVGLPLSPIVAVIFFGDRMDGVKVLAMLIGVWGFLSYIYQHYLDDAKVKKILLAERLADDDEHHTVKLNTE encoded by the exons ATGGAGGTCGGCGTGGgggtcgcggaggtgctgcaagccCATGATGGCAGCGCCTATGAGGGCACACAAAAGGGGGCGACAAATGCACGTGACCGAGGAAGTAAGCGAAATGATCATCATGCGGCT TATTCCCCGGTCCCAATTGTCATCTTGTCGCCTATTCTTTTCAGGGCTTCGGGTTTTCAGGATACGGAGAACTCT CTGTGCATATCCTCGTGACGTAGATCGATTGATATGGGCGATGCTGCTGAAATTCGTCTGCAGATCGCAGG ATCGGCCGGCGATGCAGGTACAGGAGGCGTAGCTGACAATGGCACGTCTCCAGCAACCGCCGCGCTGCCGACGATGTCGGAACGCGTACGATGGTGGGCGGTGGTGCTCGTCAACATCGTGTTCCTCCTCGGCGGGCAGAGCGTCGCGAGCTTCCTCGGCAGGATCTACTACGACCAGGGTGGCGGCAGCTTGTGGATGGCCACGGTGGTTCAGTCCTGCGGCACGCCGCTCGCCATCCCACTGCTCCTCTACTTCCGGCGCCGCCCTAGGTCCACTGCGGTGACGCGGCTGCCTCTCATCAAGATCTCGGCCATCTACGCCGGCCTGGGGGTCCTCCTCGCCGCCGACAACCTGATGTACTCGTACGCGCTCCTCTACCTGCCGCTGTCGACCTACTCGCTCATCTGCGCGACGCAGCTCTCCTTCAACGCCGTCTTCTCCTACTTCCTCAACAAGGAGAAGTTCACGGCGCTCATCCTCAACTCCGTCGTGCTGCTCACCTTCTCCGCGGCGCTCGTCGGCGTGAGCCACGGCTCGGATGGGACCAACAGCAGCGTCCCGGAGGGGAAGTTCCCGCTGGGGTTCGCGCTGACGCTGTCGGCGTCGGCGCTCTTCTCCCTGATACTGTCCCTGATGCAGCTGACCTTCGACAAGGTGCTCAAGAGCGACACCTTATACGACGTGATGGAGATGCAGTTCTGGAGCAACACCGCCGCGGCCGTCGTGTCGGTGGCCGGGCTGTTCATCTCCGGCGAGTGGAGCACcctggacggcgagatggacgggtACAAGAAGGGCAAGGTGGCCTACGGGATGACGCTGGCGTGGACGGCCATATCGTGGCAGCTGGCCACCGTGGGCATGATGGGGCTCGTCGCGGCGGTCTCGTCGCTCTTCACCAACGTGATCAGCACCGTGGGGTTGCCGCTGTCGCCCATCGTCGCGGTGATCTTCTTCGGCGACCGGATGGACGGGGTGAAGGTGCTGGCGATGCTCATAGGGGTATGGGGGTTCTTGTCCTACATCTACCAGCACTACCTTGATGATGCCAAGGTTAAGAAGATACTACTAGCTGAGCGATTAGCCGACGACGACGAACACCACACTGTAAAACTCAATACAGAGTGA